The Meiothermus ruber DSM 1279 genome includes the window CGGTGTACTTGTACTGCCGCTCGGAAAGCACCTCCTCGCCGAAATAGTCGCCGGGCAGAACGTGGCGCAAGGTGAGCTGGCGACCGTCGGGCAGAATCTCGATGATGCGCACCAGGCCACGCTCGAGGTGGTACAGCGCGTCCGCACGGTCGCCCGCCCGATAGATCACTTCTTTCCTTCGTACCTTTTTCATACGGCCTCCTTGTTCCCAAGCTTGCCTTGCAACCGAGGTGACCCCTGAACGCCGTGAATAAAGCACCCACCTACCACAGGCCCGCCTCCTTTAGGGTTACCGAGAGCATTTCGGCCAGCTCACGGGGATCGTTGCCCAGGTAGTATGCGCCCAGCCGTTCCACCAGGTGGGGGTCGCTGGCTGCGGCCCGGCCCCCCACCACCACCACAGGGGCCAGGTGGCGCAGGGCGTTGTGCGGCAGCGACTCCAGGGAAACGGGCTGCACCGCCGAGAGCACCACAGCTTTGGCTCCGGTGCGCTCGGCAAACGACCGGAGGTCGGCCAGAGGGGTGTTGGGCCCCAGGTAGTGCACGGTGTAACCGGCCCGGCGCAGGAACAATGCGGTGATCAGGCTCCCAATCTCGTGCTGTTCCCCCGGTAGGGTAGAGACCACCAGGGTGGGCCCCAGCGACCCCCCCATCAGGTTGAGCAGGCCGTGTAAGGTGCCCCGCAGGTAGGTGCTGGCAAAGTGTTCTTGCGCGGTGCTCACGCGGCCCAGGTGCCAGCCGTCGCCGATGCGGCGCAGGCAGGGTGCGATGACCTCCATTACCACGGTTTCCATAGGGTGCAGCCTGTAGGCCTCCGAGAGGGTGCGCTCGGCCGCCTCGGTATCGGCCCGCAGCAAGGCCTCCTCGAGCTCCATCGAGAGGGCCTCAGGGGGGCGTGGGCCCTCCTGGGTCAGGCCTTCCAGGTAGCGGCGAACGGCCTGGGCCGGGGCGACCCCCTCGGCGATCCACTTTTTGATGTGGCGCAGGGCCTCGAGGTCGGTCTGGCTGTACAGCCTGTGCCCACCCGGTGAGCGTTCGGGCCGGGGGAACCCATACCGACGCTCCCACTGCCGTAGCAGTGCGCTGGAGAGCCCGGTGCGCTCCTCCACTTCGGCAATGGTGTAAACCCCCAGATCGTTGCGCATAAGACGAACCCTTTTATTGAAAATAAAGATAGCTTACTGTATAACTTATGTCAAGGCTTTGTGCGGATTTATGTCAAATCTTTGTCTAAGTTTAGGAATTGATCCGAATCTGAGGAGGCCCATGCAGGAATTGTCCCCCGACCAACGCCCTAAAGCACCCCTTACGCTGGCGGCCCGCACCAACCTGTGGCCCCTCACCGCCCTGGGCTACGAGGTCTGGCGCCGGCGGGCCCTCACGCTGCTATCCGGCAGACCCTTTCCCCTAGAAGAAGAGCTTTCGCTGATGCTCACACGGGTGCAGCCGGTGGTGGGGCGGGTTTTTCTGGATCTGGGCACCTCCACCGGCCTGTACGCCAGGGCTTTGCTCGAGGCGGGCGCGGCCAGGGTCTACGCCCTCGATCTATCGCCGGCCATGCTGAGGGTAGCCCTTCAGAAAGCCAGAGGACACCCCGGTTTCGTACCCTTGCTGGCCAGGGCCGAGGCCATCCCACTGCCCCAGGCTTCGGTGGATGGGGTGGTGGTGGGGGGTAGCTGGAACGAGTTTCCCGATCCCCAACCGGTTATACACGAACTGTACAGGGTGCTGAAACCAGACGGGCGGCTCTGGGTTATGTTCAGCCACCGCTCGCAAAGCCCTCTGCAGCGCCTGCTGGAAGCGGCTGGGC containing:
- a CDS encoding class I SAM-dependent methyltransferase; this encodes MQELSPDQRPKAPLTLAARTNLWPLTALGYEVWRRRALTLLSGRPFPLEEELSLMLTRVQPVVGRVFLDLGTSTGLYARALLEAGAARVYALDLSPAMLRVALQKARGHPGFVPLLARAEAIPLPQASVDGVVVGGSWNEFPDPQPVIHELYRVLKPDGRLWVMFSHRSQSPLQRLLEAAGLRFPTLSGLMDSLTQSGFKVDGWREGSVGFVAGTKVTMQSSVQS
- a CDS encoding MerR family transcriptional regulator encodes the protein MRNDLGVYTIAEVEERTGLSSALLRQWERRYGFPRPERSPGGHRLYSQTDLEALRHIKKWIAEGVAPAQAVRRYLEGLTQEGPRPPEALSMELEEALLRADTEAAERTLSEAYRLHPMETVVMEVIAPCLRRIGDGWHLGRVSTAQEHFASTYLRGTLHGLLNLMGGSLGPTLVVSTLPGEQHEIGSLITALFLRRAGYTVHYLGPNTPLADLRSFAERTGAKAVVLSAVQPVSLESLPHNALRHLAPVVVVGGRAAASDPHLVERLGAYYLGNDPRELAEMLSVTLKEAGLW